TCGAACATTTGCAATAATTGGATCTCAACCATTGTTCCTTGGATGAATTTAGAAGCAAAGTAAAGAGACAGAATCACCCTAAAAAATATGTACTTTCTGGCTAAAAACAATGATCAGCCAGACATACCATCAAGCATGAAATGAAATGATTAAGATAACCAACTACCATACAAAATAATAGTCATACAATATTGTTGAGGAAAAAGCTACATTGTTTTCATCAAAAGCACAAGGAACAACACCATAACCATTGCCAGTATCCTTAAGACAGGAGTTGTAGCCACTATCAGTGATTTACAACATGGGAAGTGATTACCTGTAGTTTTAGAAATGCATATATAAAGATATCATAAGAAAGGTTTTAAGATTCAGTTTTGGTCCCAAACTCAGTTTCGATTTTAGTTAAGGTTTCAATTTCAGTTTTGGTTTCGGTAATCTTGCAAGTTTTGCTCCGAGTTTCAAAATTTTGTTCaaaaaagttagaaaaaaaatcccaaaaaaaggagaaattattttttaaaaaaagataagtTCATCATATTATTCTATTATGTTTTGAGttattcatgattttttttgtatttttggtaGTTTCAGGTTGAAAGTAAATTTTATCAAGGTTTGATGTGTTATACTAAACTCTCCACTAACCATAAAAATGTATTGTATTTTCCTACACATTTCCCTAACTTTTGTAACCTTGATGTGGTATGCTAAACACTTCACTTGCCATAAAATGTATTGTATCTTCCAACACTTTTCCCTAACTTTAGTACATTCTCTATATTTACTCTTTTTTAGTATTATACTAAACTTTTCCCTGTACATATTTCATTTTATTTCACTTTAGTAATTTATCTAACCAAGGTATGTTGTCTCGGTACTAGACCCCGTACTGGTGCTACGCTATCAAAGTgtcagtacggtatggtacgaaGCCAATTAGGCATACCGAGTATCGGTATGCCCCCCGTACTATATACTAGTACCGAGCTAGTATGGTACAATACGCCCCGTACTGCTCAGTTCGGTATGGTATAGCGTACCATGCATCTAACGCAAAACccatataaatatatttcattctaaTTCCACTTGGAATAACTCGGTAGAGCAAGAAAGATCCATATAACCCATCTAAGCATGAAAACATCCATCCAGCAATATTCCATTCTATTCCATATTAATAATGCATCTaagcaaaaaaaaggaaaaaaaataagaatgctTCATTCTATTTCACTTAAATAACCTATccatataaataaaaagaaaagaatccaTATAAATAAAAACATATTTAATATCATTATTTCAAGATACAACTTACCCATCATAATAACAAAGGTTCAACAAAATTAACATGAATTTAATAAGTAGAGCCTTTAATACATGTTTaatagcattagtcaatttttAGATAATATTAACCATATTAACTTGTCAAATGAAAAAGTAAATATGTAGCTTCGGTTGGTTTCGTCCAAAACTGACCAAACCGAAAATTTCAGTCAATTTCGGATCGATTTCGGTTGAACTTCAAACCTTGATCATAAGTAGATATAGAGAAACATAATAAGCATTAAATGATGCAACTCTAATGCTAAATGGTCCATCACATTAGACAATGCTTAAAGAAAGATGTTCACACTGATCTTCTAATCTTTGAACATAAAGATGATTTTTCAACAGACTAAAAGCTACCATGAGCCTTGTTAATTAACTATAGAAGATATGGGTCTAAGACTGCAAAAGTATCATGGTTCATCTTGTAGCACATAAGATGGGATCGTTTTTGTTGAGAAGAAAACTAAATAAGGACATGTATATCTTGCTCGTAAAATTCCATTAACTATAACAAGATACTAAGATACTATTACATAGAACAAAATTGATATCTATGTGGTTAGGTGAGCCATTGTAAGGCAAGCATGTCAGACGAACAGAAAAGAGTTTAAGAATAGATTAACATATAATCATGGATTCCATTCAGGTGCTTATCCTTACAGGTTTTGgtgttattatattttaatcaaTGTAGAGGTGCTATTGTTATTAGATGCGAACAGACAGTAGGTGTAAGAGAACAACTATGCTTAAGCAGTAGGGACAGTTATGACAGGCTTCATTACCTTCCGACGGCATGTCCAAAGCAATCCCAGAGCCCTGAATAGAGAAGATTTGGACAGCATGTGCCAACATGAGGCTATACGATCTACAGTGAACACCTCTGAGAACAATGGTGACCACTGACCAGCATGATGATGGCAGCAAAGAGGATAATTCTTGATATGCAGAGTTGCCAGAGCTTTTTGGTGTCTATAGCCGCTTGATGATAGGCACTGTTGCCCTAGAAAGCATGCATTATCTTGTACCTGACCAAAATTAACTTATTTATTCCATGGCAACTACCCACCCAATATGCTGGCCAATTCAACACAATCTAGAAGATATTACCCCCGAGTCTAGACTCTAATTTGGTTCAATCAATCAATCTTCTAAATTGGAACTCAGTAATGCAAGTAAAGAACTGTTGCATATGTAACAAATTAGCAAAGATTTGCCTAGGATGTATGAGAAACATGTAGCCAGTAGGAAAAGAATTAAAACCTATATATCTGGCAAAAGTGCCTGAAAATTAATAATGCCTGAAACCAGTAGCCTTGCCTTCCAAACTTCAATGACAATTCCCTTAAACAGCCAGAGGAGTACTACCTAAAACCAAGATTAATGAGCATTAGTTTTTCATCCCAACAACTCTCTATGGGAAGTACCCAAACACAATAAATTTACACCAAGAAACACCATAGTCAACTCTTGTTCCATATGAATGGAATATCATAAATAATAATGGCAAACTCACCAGTGCTAACAATATGACAAAATAATATTAGACATGGATAGGATCAAGTCTGATGATTTAGAACGTGAAAGGTCAAGGTTTAGTCATTAAAAAACCATATCTAGGTCTAAACTCTAATTGTTTTCAAGTAATCAGTACAAATTACTGGAACCGGGAAGGTTAAATCATTGAGATGATTTGTTTACACCAATATAATGTTGATGATAACTTCTAAAAATAACACACTTCTTTGCATACGATGCACAAGAATTGAATGGGAATCAACTTTCTTGGCATCTGATTGCCACGCAAATAATTACTAAAATGATAGAAAGACTGACTACCATATCTCACAAGATCAAAAATGATATTcataatgaaaaaaaagaaactactCAACATTTTAGATTTAGCTCCTTCCAGAGGAGCAAAATTGAAGTGTTTTCAAATTGGAAGTACCTCTGGCTCTGGTATGAATTCTATGCTGCATTTCAGGGAATAACAAAACTGATACAAGCAGGATTGCTAAGCCTCCAAAGGATTGAATCCAGTATATTATATATGATTGCTCCTGCATAAGAGAATAAGAATTCTAGGAACCCTATACTAATTTCTTACACAGGGGTTGagttatatactttcattataGAACAAGGGTCCAATATAAAGAGAATAGGGCTTGCCGAGCTCAAATTTAAATAAATGAAGGAAATAGAAATAAAGATCAGGCAATAAAATAAGGCTGCTCTTTCAATGTTGCACAGTAGAAGGATAGAACAAGTAATTCTGGAATTGTTATATTCACTCATGATACAGCCTGATCCAAATCGATTGAAAGGAACTATCTGAAAGTTCTTGTTGATATGACTTGTTAGTATATAGGTCCAAAGAGCACCTTAGGATCCTCTCGCAGTGTTTGCAATGGCAAAAATGGTCCTTGCTGATTCAGCAAGGGCCATCACTGGGGAAGAAACACAGCCAACATCCAGACTTCATCCCTGACAACCACTTTTGAAATGGTCTTCTCAATTTTGCCCAAACTGAAAAGAGTTATTAATGAAAATTATTTAACCACTCATCTAGATAAGTAATTTCTCAGGCATCCGTTGGTGTGTGCTAAATTAGActaaatgtgtgtaattatgaCATAACCTGCAATATGGTGAAGGAGACAAAGCACACATGAAGCAGGCTAGAGTATAAGCAGATTCGAGTATTTATAGGTGTAGCTGAGCTTACCTACAAAGACACCAAAAATTCTTCTAAGTATTTTCAACTCAACATTTGTCAAGTCGTCTACTAACGTAGAAGAGAACTCTAAAACAACCTGAAAATCTTCAAAATCTGATGTAATGATTCGGACTCCTTGTCAATGTTGCTTCCCGATTTTAGAGTCTTTGAATTCAATGGTAAACGAATAAGCCAACAAAAATGACCTAGAAAAAAGTCGAGGAGTTTGAAGTTCAGCTTTTTCTTTGGTAAGTGAATTCAGCTTTGACATTTCCCTTTAATGAGGCAAGAAGAACATCGTCTATGAATTTAACCCAAAAAAATACCAATCTAGCCAGCACATACTCATCAACCAGTACAACTTAGAATGAACCAAATATCCATCCTATCAAACATAAAGGAATCCGATCCAAAGGTGACATTTTCACCATTATAAAATGCACATATATGATATTAACAGATTTGAAACGGTAGTCAATAGGTTCTGAGTTTTCTTTTCCTATTGGCATATGAGATAAAAAGAAACATTATAAGGAGGTCCAGCCCTCATATTGATGACCGAGGATATGAGATGACACCCATTCTCAAATCATCCAACataacataaaaaaatttatagacCAATCAAACTTTGGCTCCTGTTGGCGTAGCCAGATATGCTACATTTCATAATATGTCAACTAAAACTTACCCACTGAGGTTTCTCAATCTGTTAGCCAAACCCTGTTTCTCAGGTAAATATAACAATACACTGAACAATGGAAACCATCAGAAACAAAAGATTATAGAAAGGAAACAAGGATAACCAGAAGCAAAATTTTGATATACATTGACCAGCACAGTGACAAGCAACTATCAGAGCAAGCACTAGCAGATGGACAAATAATTAACTTGTCACCTGTTGGCaagcataaaataaaataatcaatatGTAAGCTATAGCTATTCAACAATTAGACTTAGGAGTGGCATGTAAAATATTGCTGCTAAAATATCTTCTGCGGCAAGTTGGGTACCAAGTGCCAATATAACATTACCTATATCTAGCGACAAGCAAGGGTTGGCCACCACCAAAATAGGCTTTTGGTATCAATTTCATGTAGCACTTTGAAACTATACTTTGTCATAGAGCCATTTGCTTAATATCAATGTGCAATTGGATATGCAAGATATTAACTTGTCACCTGTTGAAaagcataaaataaaataatcaatatGTAAGCTATAGCTATTCAACAATTAGACTCACGAGTGGCTTGTAAAATGTTGCCGCTAAAATAGCTACTGCAGCAAGTTGACTACCAAGTGCCAATAAATAATAACATTACCTATATCTAGCAAACAAGCAAGGGTTGGCCACCGCCAAAATAGGCTTTTGGTATCAATTTCATGTAGCACTTTGAAACTATACTTTGCCATAGAGCCATTTGCTTAATATCAATGTGTAATTGGATATGCAAGATATTTTGTCTATTGTCTGGATGTGTTATGAAGGTTAATGACCAGTGACTTTGTGGGATGAGATCCAACATTTCACACTTAGAAGGAGCCCAAAGAGTACCTGATTACAGATGCTCACCATCCTAGATCCGAATATTTGGTGCAATGTCGATCATGTTACATAACCACAACCATAAGTAGGATTCTCGGACTCTTCAGTATATCGCATTGTGGATGGCCAATATTAAGAATCAACGAACCTTGATATCAAAACCAATGCATGAATCAAATGCTCACAACTTCTGATGTAACTGATGCCAAATAGATAAAGGGTTTTTTGCCTGGGACTATAAAAATCTGTGAATTAAAGAATCCATTAATCTTCTAACTTCAAGGAAATCTCATGGTTACCACTTGTGCAATTGATAAGCAACTTCTCAAGCAAAGAACTGCGGAACATGCTAgtaacttgaaaaaaaaaaaaaaaaaccaggaAAAACTTGGCAACAAACGAGTCTTTAAAGTGAATTGATCTCATTAATGAGATTATAAACATCTGCATTCTGGTCAAGGCCGATGAAGTTGTTAGTTGACACAAAATTTGCAACCTGAAGCCAAAGAGATCATACTGAATTCAACCATcatactaaaattatatataacatAGCAATCAAAACACATGAAAAAGTTCAATAGAGGTGAGATGAATATATGATAAAGTCATTCGAGCATCACAAATCATGACATCAGAGTAATATACTAacatttcaaaaagaaaaaaaaatagaaacttgTTGAAATGACTATAAGATATGTCCTCAGATTCAGGCATAGCTCAAACcagtgaaaacaaaaaaaattaaaacctcGGGTTCATGGGATTGCAAACAACATGTTCATCAAGGCAAATTTGACAACAGTGAAAAACATATGAAGGCACCATTTTGAAACCTGATTTCACTGATAGAAACAATGAAATTCTGGAGCACTATCAAGCACCAAAAAGGAAAAATCGATGGTTAATATGGCCAATATATGCACTTCAAAAGTGGAATTTGCATATTTCGATACAATCAAAACTTCTCTGTAAAGTACAATATGTTCTGACAGCCAAGGCTTCAGAACCTGGGTGCTTTTTGAAAGGAAAAGCTTGCTTTACAAGGGTGAGAATGTCTGCTCAGCCTCAAAGTGCCTCTTTGAGCTGaaaggtcctcaacatagctctAGCTTTGTCATACTCATGAAGAGCAACCAACACATTCTTTAAACGGCGAGCAAGACCACGGGTCTCCTCCTCGCTCACGCCCAATGCTTGCCGCCTCTCCAACTTGCTTCCTAGCTCTGCAATGCAATCCACCAAAGGCCGCAGCTTCTGACTGGGTTCTACAGTAATCCCAAGACCTGACCAAACCCCTGACAGTGATGCAACTATCCTTTCTGTCCTTGTAATAGCATCATGAATATTGGACATGATACTTCTAACATGAGGCAGAAGTTTCCCCCTCAAGAGCTCTTCAAGAGCAAGCTTCTCTAAGACTGGCAGCGCAAGGATATTTTTCCACAAGCAAATATTTCTGAGCAGACGAACAGACATACCAAACCTATTAGCCGCAATTTGTGCAGCACCTGGCACAGCATTTGTTACAACTGTACCCCAAACAGGCACACTGAGATTGGTGATGGCCTCTGCCAAACGACTATGAACAACAGCCAACAATTCACGTACTGCCTTACTAGAAGCTGGAACATAGTTAATGGCCATATTTGTGGCAAATACTGCATTTTTAGTCATTTGGGTGCTCAACATGTCCCAGCAGTGTGCAATTTCATGTTGTAAAATGGGAAGAGCTACCTTTTCAACTAGTTCTGGAATAAGATTAGCATCGGCATCATCAGGATCGAAGTCATGATCTTTCACTGGCAACCCATAATTAAATAGCAGCTTGTGCCACTCCATGTCAAAGAAATCTGTTGTGCCATACAGAGGGTCCCACTTCAAAAGCTCCAATCTCACGAATGGGGAGAATATTGTTGGCGCAGTTAGAGACACATAAGCATCTCGATAAGCCGATGAATACTGGTTCTTCCATCTTTCGAACCTTTCCTTAACAATTTTAAGGCTGGAGTACTCCTCAGATGCATCACTAAAAATCTGTTCAGCAGCTTGTAGCAACTCATTGCGGCTAGACTCATATGCACTATTCTCGCTGTCACTCTCATCGGTGCTCGCCTCTCCTTCAATCAGCTCAAATACATTATCCTTCCCAATTGACGACATTCTTTTTGATTCAGACCGAACCTTCCTTCGCTTCCTGGCTTCAGTCCTCTGCGTAAATTCCATGCGCTTCTGTAGGTTGACATCCCTACCAAACTCATCCAATTCAACGGATAAATTGGAATTTTCtcgagcagcagcagcagcagcctgTGCTGCAGTTGTCGCTGCAGAAATATAAGCAGCTGAAGAGCCTTTATTTAGAACTGATATTGCTGCATTTACAGCAGCTTCCACTTCATTTGCTTCATCAGCAATATCAGCAGCTCTTCTTTCTACAACAGCTAAGGCCCGCTGCTCATGAAGCTTCTGCATCTGCTCTTCCAGCTCCTCAATGAAATAGGCCTTGTCATGTAAGAAATCACACATCACTGAGATGAAGTCACGGAGCTGTTGCATGAAGACATACTTCTCATCAGCAGCTTTCAGAGACCTCTCCAAAGAGGTAATTTCTGAGAGCGCCTCAGAAAGTTGTGTATCAGTCCGAACCAATGAATTCATGCTTATGTTGTGGGTTTCCTTTAGCCTGCTGATGTTCTCCTGCAGAGCACGGGTGGCGACCTCAGCCTGTTGGGGAATGGACATGACCTCCGCACTCCTTGAGACTCCAATAGAAGCTGGCCCAAGAGATATATTGCTCATTGAGGACTGAAGAGCACCTCCTGAGTAAACAGAAACCTTTGGCTGGATGGGTGGAATTGTTGGAATGCTATTAACCCCTCTCTGAGTTGATGCCTCATCAATTCTCCTTCCTAACCCCTTCCTGAACTGCTCCTCTTCCcatttcctctcttcttcatcctcatcatcatctccatcATCAGCCACCTCTCCGTATCCACCATCAACAATCCTCGCCTCGGCTACAGCAACTCTCCCCTCCACACCCTCAAAAACTGCCTTCTTTGGCCTACCATCCATCTTGCCTCCAAACAAAGCAACCCTGCCCTCGAAATCGTTCTCCTCCTCATCGCTAGACCCACCCGCCAAAGGGTCACCCTCAAGAGAGATGTAATCTGGTGCAGGGCGACGTGGCTGTTGGAGCTGGGCTCTCTTGGCCCGGATAGCATCGATCGTTGCCCGATCAGGTATCGGTGGCAATTTTCTCCCCTTCTCCGCGGCATCGCGCCTCTCCTCATCTTCATCCATcccgtcttcctcttcttcctcttcatcttcccgACGTTTCGAAGCAGCTCCCTTCTCACCATCCTGCCCAGGGGTTGTAGTGGAGACTGGTTTCACGAGGCCTTTAAGGATGATAACAGGTTCTGCAGGGGGATCAGGCTTCTTCTGAGGTTTGGGCTCGGAGAAGGAAGGAGATGGCTTAGGCCGGGGCATGCTACCGAGGGGGCGCGCGTTCTTCTGGAGCTCAAGGAGCCTCTCCTTGGTGTACTCACCAGTCTGCGGCTGGACATTGGAAGGGATGTGAGGGGCCAAAGATGAGATTTTTGAGCGCTCCTTGGCGGAGGAGAGCTTATGGATCGAGGGAACGGGTTTGGAGGGCCGGCGAGGGGCCACGACGGCCCCGccgtcctcctcctcatcatcagcaAAGCTAAGGCGTTTCGGTCCCTCCGGTTTCGAGCTCTTTGGTTTCGTTATGGCCAGGGTTTGGCTCTTACTGGTGGCAGAGGCGGAGCTGGAGTTTGTGGCGGCGGCGGGAGTTGGGGTGGACTTTTCCTCTCCATGGGCATCACCGTTGTCGGAACGGCGGCGGAAATTCTTGGCTCTGCTGCTCATTAATTCCCAAATCTCTAATTCCTGCGTAGAAATCGTAAGGAACAGAATAAATCCAAGGGATCGAGCCTACTGTGCTCGTCTGAATCTAAGAATTTTCTCCATTTCCGATCCCAAAGTTATAATTCGGTGGGAAGGAAGGGAAAAACTAAAAGTCTAAAACCCTAGATGAAGAGCAACAAGAAATTCTCGGGAAaataagaggagaggagagaaccAACCTCTCTAGGGTTTCTTCAGAATCGCTCCTCAAGCGTGGAGTATAGTTTGTAGGCtaactccctctctcttccttgtctTCTTCCACTTCTTCTCGGTTTGCCCTATGTATGGGAGCAGAGAGAACAGCCTCCAAAACTTGAGAAACGGGTAACATGTCGGGTTGAGCGATATATGTgtattatacatacatacatacatacatacatacatacaaacatacatgcatgcatgcatacatacatattatattatattatatatattatatattatatataaaataatatatatatatatatatatatatatatatatatatatatatatatatatatatatatatatatatatattatatatatacacgcGCACACTGATTTTCAGATTCAAGATGAAGCTATTTTCACTAATGTGTACCACAAACGGTCGTTTGCACCTGCAAGATGAGTTAAGCGAGGTAATACTGGGATTGGTTCGATTTGAaaatggaaaaatagaaaa
This is a stretch of genomic DNA from Phoenix dactylifera cultivar Barhee BC4 unplaced genomic scaffold, palm_55x_up_171113_PBpolish2nd_filt_p 000778F, whole genome shotgun sequence. It encodes these proteins:
- the LOC120107159 gene encoding transcriptional repressor ILP1-like, encoding MSSRAKNFRRRSDNGDAHGEEKSTPTPAAATNSSSASATSKSQTLAITKPKSSKPEGPKRLSFADDEEEDGGAVVAPRRPSKPVPSIHKLSSAKERSKISSLAPHIPSNVQPQTGEYTKERLLELQKNARPLGSMPRPKPSPSFSEPKPQKKPDPPAEPVIILKGLVKPVSTTTPGQDGEKGAASKRREDEEEEEEDGMDEDEERRDAAEKGRKLPPIPDRATIDAIRAKRAQLQQPRRPAPDYISLEGDPLAGGSSDEEENDFEGRVALFGGKMDGRPKKAVFEGVEGRVAVAEARIVDGGYGEVADDGDDDEDEEERKWEEEQFRKGLGRRIDEASTQRGVNSIPTIPPIQPKVSVYSGGALQSSMSNISLGPASIGVSRSAEVMSIPQQAEVATRALQENISRLKETHNISMNSLVRTDTQLSEALSEITSLERSLKAADEKYVFMQQLRDFISVMCDFLHDKAYFIEELEEQMQKLHEQRALAVVERRAADIADEANEVEAAVNAAISVLNKGSSAAYISAATTAAQAAAAAARENSNLSVELDEFGRDVNLQKRMEFTQRTEARKRRKVRSESKRMSSIGKDNVFELIEGEASTDESDSENSAYESSRNELLQAAEQIFSDASEEYSSLKIVKERFERWKNQYSSAYRDAYVSLTAPTIFSPFVRLELLKWDPLYGTTDFFDMEWHKLLFNYGLPVKDHDFDPDDADANLIPELVEKVALPILQHEIAHCWDMLSTQMTKNAVFATNMAINYVPASSKAVRELLAVVHSRLAEAITNLSVPVWGTVVTNAVPGAAQIAANRFGMSVRLLRNICLWKNILALPVLEKLALEELLRGKLLPHVRSIMSNIHDAITRTERIVASLSGVWSGLGITVEPSQKLRPLVDCIAELGSKLERRQALGVSEEETRGLARRLKNVLVALHEYDKARAMLRTFQLKEAL